The window GACTAATTTACACCGTCTATTCCTATCAAAGAAATTATCAGGGTTATTttacagttacatgtagatgtaaCCGGAAAAGTatgtctaaccatgcagttaatttgttatagtgcaccatgtacatgtagtattttccatctcaACTGGTGGGTGACACACCTCATACAGTAAGATGTAACTTAAAACCATGCAGTTAATATTATTTGTAATAGTGTACTATTTTCGTACTTTCCACCTGACCTGGCGGGTGGCAGGTACACCTCATGTGCAAAAGGCAAAGGGGATGTCAGTACGTGATTGTAGTGCTTCATCATGTCACCAAATTCTTGAATGTTCAATATGTTGGAGTCAATTACAAAAGAAGCAAACTCCTTTTCTGTCATCAAGGGAAATCTTATTTCTCTTAGGATGTCCTCTCCAATGATTCTTCTCTTTGCCTGGCCATCTGCAGCTAACCCTTGCTCCTCACATTTGTGCTTGGCCCAGCGATCAACAGCCTTAAACAATTCTATTTCCTTGATATTCAACCTTTTCCTGTTTACAATAGATTTCACTAAGGATCTCTCAACCGTAACAAAgtcatctgacgtcacagctGCGTGGGCCATGAGCTCGATCACTTTCCAGCATCGATTTTCCAAATCTTTATCTTCAAACTTCCCGGCG of the Montipora capricornis isolate CH-2021 chromosome 7, ASM3666992v2, whole genome shotgun sequence genome contains:
- the LOC138057478 gene encoding BTB/POZ domain-containing protein 6-like — encoded protein: MASVEVNWQTKSSSISQRTKFVFNKELLSDVKFIVPVSNDKSEIESKVIAAHKFVLAISSPVFYAMFYGQVADTRDSVELPDCDYKSLLEFFRFLYSDEVQLTGGNVMRVLYLAKKYLVPSLADKCGEFLRDNLGPSNVFSILPHAGKFEDKDLENRCWKVIELMAHAAVTSDDFVTVERSLVKSIVNRKRLNIKEIELFKAVDRWAKHKCEEQGLAADGQAKRRIIGEDILREIRFPLMTEKEFASFVIDSNILNIQEFGDMMKHYNHVLTSPLPFAHEVYLPPARSGGKYENSTLLQIILTAWF